The following proteins come from a genomic window of Salvia hispanica cultivar TCC Black 2014 chromosome 4, UniMelb_Shisp_WGS_1.0, whole genome shotgun sequence:
- the LOC125223341 gene encoding uncharacterized protein LOC125223341 isoform X1 translates to MMNDLCECGDFSAYYLEKDGSINTSNKDNLNPSSFQMKHFYFMTSCNALFDYHGPNRTSEYKILPKPYSEPPPCWFEPPPCTACYHEASGMWYDHTLQDCKVVNLFHTRLEYDSSYQDHSAHHIKLYSLKTNSWKKIECKDYEYSSSQHWTQSCDRSSAACVSGTFYHAMYEAILSFDISTETFSRLPLPDGWFHKRSYILEYKGLLSALVFSDNEDSVPWKYDDHATRKYQFWIMRDGLWTRDEMVFHIPGMERPIWFSQDGMLLYFESLRHELVLFDCATGKLKYLSVNSPMRCPKMVEIFGVSCLEEDQVKQEDDEDNTLSKISLILNLDALSLESEAMMNDMVEAMMNDTVEAGMVDTAEAEVIMDNTRIDGAPPLRRNNGNQLDRNRWIGYSDKPDPEVSETKCASCLQLDICPKPKPKPKPDIFVNYSDCIPDIYFVAYSLEEDGTLSPKYFIHIPTFLSEQEYYFTTASCNGLFHFYDRILGSQALWNPTTGGYKILPKPLVEFNPRIRHSLNSTGLWYDHKFEDYKVLNIVSAYIKDERGYLLDVIYHIELYSLKLNSWKRIPCPDFDCGEESNGACIDGVFYCRASLKGQSGFILSFDFSTETLSSLPSPLPSPDRPDHYYFLEYKGLLSALACWFDEDNLYEDSVPLKYELWIMSNGLWTRESIFHIRGVQLPVWFSQDGKLLYLASATDELVMFDRATGELKHLGIDWSSAGFRNRPMMIPFFESFVQLN, encoded by the exons ATGATGAATGATCTGTGTGAGTGTGGAGATTTTAGTGCATATTACCTTGAAAAAGATGGAAGCATTAACACATCAAACAAAGATAACTTAAATCCTTCCTCTTTtcaaatgaaacatttctacTTCATGACTAGCTGTAATGCTCTATTTGATTATCATGGTCCGAATCGGACTAGTGAGTATAAGATCCTCCCCAAGCCGTATTCGGAACCCCCACCTTGCTGGTTCGAACCCCCACCTTGCACTGCTTGCTATCATGAAGCAAGTGGGATGTGGTATGACCATACATTGCAAGATTGCAAAGTGGTGAATCTTTTTCATACTCGTTTGGAATACGATTCAAGCTATCAAGATCATTCCGCTCATCACATCAAATTGTATTCACTCAAAACTAATTCTTGGAAGAAGATAGAATGCAAAGATTATGAATACAGCAGTTCACAACATTGGACTCAATCTTGTGATCGAAGTAGCGCGGCTTGCGTATCCGGGACTTTTTACCATGCAATGTACGAAGCTATCCTTTCTTTCGACATTTCTACTGAAACTTTTTCCAGACTACCCTTGCCAGATGGTTGGTTTCACAAGCGTAGTTACATTCTAGAGTATAAAGGGTTATTAAGTGCTCTTGTATTCTCGGACAATGAAGATTCTGTACCTTGGAAATATGACGATCATGCGACTAGGAAGTatcaattttggattatgaGAGATGGATTGTGGACAAGAGATGAAATGGTTTTTCATATTCCTGGCATGGAGAGGCCGATATGGTTCTCACAGGACGGTATGCTGTTGTATTTTGAAAGCCTTCGTCATGAGCTAGTGTTGTTTGATTGTGCCACCGGAAAGTTGAAGTATCTCAGTGTCAATAGCCCTATGAGATGTCCAAAGATGGTTGAGATCTTTGGAGTTTCATGTCTTGAGGAG GATCAGGTGAAacaagaagatgatgaagacaATACTTTGTCTAAAATCAGCCTTATCCTCAACCTCGACGCTTTGTCTTT AGAGTCGGAAGCTATGATGAATGATATGGTGGAAGCTATGATGAATGATACGGTGGAAGCTGGGATGGTTGATACGGCGGAAGCAGAAGTTATAATGGATAATACGAGAATCGATGGTGCACCGCCTTTGAGGAGGAACAATGGAAATCAATTGGATAGAAATCGCTGGATTG GTTACTCTGATAAACCTGATCCCGAAGTATCTGAGACAAAATGTGCATCATGCTTACAACTAGACATATGCCCTAAGCCTAAGCCTAAGCCTAAGCCTGACATTTTTGTCAATTATTCTGATTGTATTcctgatatttattttgttgcataTTCCCTTGAAGAGGATGGCACCCTCTCACCCAAGTATTTCATACATATCCCCACTTTTCTATCTGAACAAGAATATTACTTCACTACGGCTAGTTGTAATGgcctctttcatttttatgataGAATATTGGGTAGTCAAGCTCTTTGGAACCCAACAACGGGTGGGTATAAAATATTGCCTAAGCCATTAGTGGAATTCAATCCTCGCATTAGACATTCTCTTAACTCAACTGGACTGTGGTATGACCATAAATTTGAAGATTATAAAGTGCTGAATATTGTTTCGGCTTATATCAAAGATGAAAGAGGGTATTTACTTGATGTGATTTATCACATTGAATTGTATTCACTCAAACTTAATTCCTGGAAGAGAATACCATGCCCTGACTTCGATTGTGGTGAGGAATCCAATGGAGCATGCATAGATGGGGTTTTTTATTGTAGAGCAAGTCTAAAAGGACAGTCTGGTTTTATCCTTTCGTTTGACTTTTCTACCGAAACTTTATCCAGTTTACCCTCTCCTTTACCCTCACCTGATCGCCCTGACCATTATTATTTTCTGGAGTATAAAGGGTTGTTAAGTGCTCTTGCATGCTGGTTTGATGAAGATAATCTATATGAAGATTCTGTACCTTTGAAATATGAGCTTTGGATTATGAGCAATGGATTGTGGACAAGAGAATCTATTTTCCATATTCGTGGTGTTCAACTTCCGGTATGGTTTTCACAGGATGGCAAGCTATTGTATCTTGCAAGCGCGACAGACGAGCTAGTGATGTTTGATCGTGCCACTGGAGAGTTGAAGCATCTTGGTATCGATTGGTCCTCGGCTGGTTTCAGGAATAGGCCAATGATGATTCCATTTTTTGAGAGCTTTGTTCAACTCAATTGA
- the LOC125223341 gene encoding uncharacterized protein LOC125223341 isoform X4, whose protein sequence is MKHFYFMTSCNALFDYHGPNRTSEYKILPKPYSEPPPCWFEPPPCTACYHEASGMWYDHTLQDCKVVNLFHTRLEYDSSYQDHSAHHIKLYSLKTNSWKKIECKDYEYSSSQHWTQSCDRSSAACVSGTFYHAMYEAILSFDISTETFSRLPLPDGWFHKRSYILEYKGLLSALVFSDNEDSVPWKYDDHATRKYQFWIMRDGLWTRDEMVFHIPGMERPIWFSQDGMLLYFESLRHELVLFDCATGKLKYLSVNSPMRCPKMVEIFGVSCLEEDQVKQEDDEDNTLSKISLILNLDALSLESEAMMNDMVEAMMNDTVEAGMVDTAEAEVIMDNTRIDGAPPLRRNNGNQLDRNRWIGYSDKPDPEVSETKCASCLQLDICPKPKPKPKPDIFVNYSDCIPDIYFVAYSLEEDGTLSPKYFIHIPTFLSEQEYYFTTASCNGLFHFYDRILGSQALWNPTTGGYKILPKPLVEFNPRIRHSLNSTGLWYDHKFEDYKVLNIVSAYIKDERGYLLDVIYHIELYSLKLNSWKRIPCPDFDCGEESNGACIDGVFYCRASLKGQSGFILSFDFSTETLSSLPSPLPSPDRPDHYYFLEYKGLLSALACWFDEDNLYEDSVPLKYELWIMSNGLWTRESIFHIRGVQLPVWFSQDGKLLYLASATDELVMFDRATGELKHLGIDWSSAGFRNRPMMIPFFESFVQLN, encoded by the exons atgaaacatttctacTTCATGACTAGCTGTAATGCTCTATTTGATTATCATG GTCCGAATCGGACTAGTGAGTATAAGATCCTCCCCAAGCCGTATTCGGAACCCCCACCTTGCTGGTTCGAACCCCCACCTTGCACTGCTTGCTATCATGAAGCAAGTGGGATGTGGTATGACCATACATTGCAAGATTGCAAAGTGGTGAATCTTTTTCATACTCGTTTGGAATACGATTCAAGCTATCAAGATCATTCCGCTCATCACATCAAATTGTATTCACTCAAAACTAATTCTTGGAAGAAGATAGAATGCAAAGATTATGAATACAGCAGTTCACAACATTGGACTCAATCTTGTGATCGAAGTAGCGCGGCTTGCGTATCCGGGACTTTTTACCATGCAATGTACGAAGCTATCCTTTCTTTCGACATTTCTACTGAAACTTTTTCCAGACTACCCTTGCCAGATGGTTGGTTTCACAAGCGTAGTTACATTCTAGAGTATAAAGGGTTATTAAGTGCTCTTGTATTCTCGGACAATGAAGATTCTGTACCTTGGAAATATGACGATCATGCGACTAGGAAGTatcaattttggattatgaGAGATGGATTGTGGACAAGAGATGAAATGGTTTTTCATATTCCTGGCATGGAGAGGCCGATATGGTTCTCACAGGACGGTATGCTGTTGTATTTTGAAAGCCTTCGTCATGAGCTAGTGTTGTTTGATTGTGCCACCGGAAAGTTGAAGTATCTCAGTGTCAATAGCCCTATGAGATGTCCAAAGATGGTTGAGATCTTTGGAGTTTCATGTCTTGAGGAG GATCAGGTGAAacaagaagatgatgaagacaATACTTTGTCTAAAATCAGCCTTATCCTCAACCTCGACGCTTTGTCTTT AGAGTCGGAAGCTATGATGAATGATATGGTGGAAGCTATGATGAATGATACGGTGGAAGCTGGGATGGTTGATACGGCGGAAGCAGAAGTTATAATGGATAATACGAGAATCGATGGTGCACCGCCTTTGAGGAGGAACAATGGAAATCAATTGGATAGAAATCGCTGGATTG GTTACTCTGATAAACCTGATCCCGAAGTATCTGAGACAAAATGTGCATCATGCTTACAACTAGACATATGCCCTAAGCCTAAGCCTAAGCCTAAGCCTGACATTTTTGTCAATTATTCTGATTGTATTcctgatatttattttgttgcataTTCCCTTGAAGAGGATGGCACCCTCTCACCCAAGTATTTCATACATATCCCCACTTTTCTATCTGAACAAGAATATTACTTCACTACGGCTAGTTGTAATGgcctctttcatttttatgataGAATATTGGGTAGTCAAGCTCTTTGGAACCCAACAACGGGTGGGTATAAAATATTGCCTAAGCCATTAGTGGAATTCAATCCTCGCATTAGACATTCTCTTAACTCAACTGGACTGTGGTATGACCATAAATTTGAAGATTATAAAGTGCTGAATATTGTTTCGGCTTATATCAAAGATGAAAGAGGGTATTTACTTGATGTGATTTATCACATTGAATTGTATTCACTCAAACTTAATTCCTGGAAGAGAATACCATGCCCTGACTTCGATTGTGGTGAGGAATCCAATGGAGCATGCATAGATGGGGTTTTTTATTGTAGAGCAAGTCTAAAAGGACAGTCTGGTTTTATCCTTTCGTTTGACTTTTCTACCGAAACTTTATCCAGTTTACCCTCTCCTTTACCCTCACCTGATCGCCCTGACCATTATTATTTTCTGGAGTATAAAGGGTTGTTAAGTGCTCTTGCATGCTGGTTTGATGAAGATAATCTATATGAAGATTCTGTACCTTTGAAATATGAGCTTTGGATTATGAGCAATGGATTGTGGACAAGAGAATCTATTTTCCATATTCGTGGTGTTCAACTTCCGGTATGGTTTTCACAGGATGGCAAGCTATTGTATCTTGCAAGCGCGACAGACGAGCTAGTGATGTTTGATCGTGCCACTGGAGAGTTGAAGCATCTTGGTATCGATTGGTCCTCGGCTGGTTTCAGGAATAGGCCAATGATGATTCCATTTTTTGAGAGCTTTGTTCAACTCAATTGA
- the LOC125223341 gene encoding uncharacterized protein LOC125223341 isoform X6 produces MRIDGAPPLRRNNGNQLDRNRWIDSVPWKYDDHATRKYQFWIMRDGLWTRDEMVFHIPGMERPIWFSQDGMLLYFESLRHELVLFDCATGKLKYLSVNSPMRCPKMVEIFGVSCLEEDQVKQEDDEDNTLSKISLILNLDALSLESEAMMNDMVEAMMNDTVEAGMVDTAEAEVIMDNTRIDGAPPLRRNNGNQLDRNRWIGYSDKPDPEVSETKCASCLQLDICPKPKPKPKPDIFVNYSDCIPDIYFVAYSLEEDGTLSPKYFIHIPTFLSEQEYYFTTASCNGLFHFYDRILGSQALWNPTTGGYKILPKPLVEFNPRIRHSLNSTGLWYDHKFEDYKVLNIVSAYIKDERGYLLDVIYHIELYSLKLNSWKRIPCPDFDCGEESNGACIDGVFYCRASLKGQSGFILSFDFSTETLSSLPSPLPSPDRPDHYYFLEYKGLLSALACWFDEDNLYEDSVPLKYELWIMSNGLWTRESIFHIRGVQLPVWFSQDGKLLYLASATDELVMFDRATGELKHLGIDWSSAGFRNRPMMIPFFESFVQLN; encoded by the exons ATGAGAATCGACGGTGCACCGCCTTTGAGGAGGAACAATGGAAATCAATTGGATAGAAATCGCTGGATTG ATTCTGTACCTTGGAAATATGACGATCATGCGACTAGGAAGTatcaattttggattatgaGAGATGGATTGTGGACAAGAGATGAAATGGTTTTTCATATTCCTGGCATGGAGAGGCCGATATGGTTCTCACAGGACGGTATGCTGTTGTATTTTGAAAGCCTTCGTCATGAGCTAGTGTTGTTTGATTGTGCCACCGGAAAGTTGAAGTATCTCAGTGTCAATAGCCCTATGAGATGTCCAAAGATGGTTGAGATCTTTGGAGTTTCATGTCTTGAGGAG GATCAGGTGAAacaagaagatgatgaagacaATACTTTGTCTAAAATCAGCCTTATCCTCAACCTCGACGCTTTGTCTTT AGAGTCGGAAGCTATGATGAATGATATGGTGGAAGCTATGATGAATGATACGGTGGAAGCTGGGATGGTTGATACGGCGGAAGCAGAAGTTATAATGGATAATACGAGAATCGATGGTGCACCGCCTTTGAGGAGGAACAATGGAAATCAATTGGATAGAAATCGCTGGATTG GTTACTCTGATAAACCTGATCCCGAAGTATCTGAGACAAAATGTGCATCATGCTTACAACTAGACATATGCCCTAAGCCTAAGCCTAAGCCTAAGCCTGACATTTTTGTCAATTATTCTGATTGTATTcctgatatttattttgttgcataTTCCCTTGAAGAGGATGGCACCCTCTCACCCAAGTATTTCATACATATCCCCACTTTTCTATCTGAACAAGAATATTACTTCACTACGGCTAGTTGTAATGgcctctttcatttttatgataGAATATTGGGTAGTCAAGCTCTTTGGAACCCAACAACGGGTGGGTATAAAATATTGCCTAAGCCATTAGTGGAATTCAATCCTCGCATTAGACATTCTCTTAACTCAACTGGACTGTGGTATGACCATAAATTTGAAGATTATAAAGTGCTGAATATTGTTTCGGCTTATATCAAAGATGAAAGAGGGTATTTACTTGATGTGATTTATCACATTGAATTGTATTCACTCAAACTTAATTCCTGGAAGAGAATACCATGCCCTGACTTCGATTGTGGTGAGGAATCCAATGGAGCATGCATAGATGGGGTTTTTTATTGTAGAGCAAGTCTAAAAGGACAGTCTGGTTTTATCCTTTCGTTTGACTTTTCTACCGAAACTTTATCCAGTTTACCCTCTCCTTTACCCTCACCTGATCGCCCTGACCATTATTATTTTCTGGAGTATAAAGGGTTGTTAAGTGCTCTTGCATGCTGGTTTGATGAAGATAATCTATATGAAGATTCTGTACCTTTGAAATATGAGCTTTGGATTATGAGCAATGGATTGTGGACAAGAGAATCTATTTTCCATATTCGTGGTGTTCAACTTCCGGTATGGTTTTCACAGGATGGCAAGCTATTGTATCTTGCAAGCGCGACAGACGAGCTAGTGATGTTTGATCGTGCCACTGGAGAGTTGAAGCATCTTGGTATCGATTGGTCCTCGGCTGGTTTCAGGAATAGGCCAATGATGATTCCATTTTTTGAGAGCTTTGTTCAACTCAATTGA
- the LOC125223341 gene encoding uncharacterized protein LOC125223341 isoform X3, with translation MMNDLCECGDFSAYYLEKDGSINTSNKDNLNPSSFQMKHFYFMTSCNALFDYHGPNRTSEYKILPKPYSEPPPCWFEPPPCTACYHEASGMWYDHTLQDCKVVNLFHTRLEYDSSYQDHSAHHIKLYSLKTNSWKKIECKDYEYSSSQHWTQSCDRSSAACVSGTFYHAMYEAILSFDISTETFSRLPLPDGWFHKRSYILEYKGLLSALVFSDNEDSVPWKYDDHATRKYQFWIMRDGLWTRDEMVFHIPGMERPIWFSQDGMLLYFESLRHELVLFDCATGKLKYLSVNSPMRCPKMVEIFGVSCLEEDQVKQEDDEDNTLSKISLILDLDALSLESEAMMNDMVEAGMVDTTEAEVIMDNTRIEGAPPLRRNNGNQLDRNRWIGYSDEPDPEVSETKCASCLQLDICPKPKLDIFVNYCDCIPEIYFVAYSLEEDGTLSPKYFIHIPTFLSEQRYYFTTASCNGLFHFYDRISRSQALWNPTTGGYKILPKPLVELNPCIRHSLNSTGLWYDHKFEDYKVLNIVSAYIKDERGYVPDVSYHIELYSLELNSWKRIPCPDFDCGEESNGACIDGVFYCRASLKGQSGFILSFDFSTETLSSLPSPLPSLDRPDHYYFLEYKGLLSALACWFDEDNRYQDEVPLKYELWIMSNGSWTRESIFHIRGVQLPVWFSQDGKLLYLASMTDELVMFDRATGELKHLGIDWSSAGFRNTPMMIPFFESFVQLN, from the exons ATGATGAATGATCTGTGTGAGTGTGGAGATTTTAGTGCATATTACCTTGAAAAAGATGGAAGCATTAACACATCAAACAAAGATAACTTAAATCCTTCCTCTTTtcaaatgaaacatttctacTTCATGACTAGCTGTAATGCTCTATTTGATTATCATGGTCCGAATCGGACTAGTGAGTATAAGATCCTCCCCAAGCCGTATTCGGAACCCCCACCTTGCTGGTTCGAACCCCCACCTTGCACTGCTTGCTATCATGAAGCAAGTGGGATGTGGTATGACCATACATTGCAAGATTGCAAAGTGGTGAATCTTTTTCATACTCGTTTGGAATACGATTCAAGCTATCAAGATCATTCCGCTCATCACATCAAATTGTATTCACTCAAAACTAATTCTTGGAAGAAGATAGAATGCAAAGATTATGAATACAGCAGTTCACAACATTGGACTCAATCTTGTGATCGAAGTAGCGCGGCTTGCGTATCCGGGACTTTTTACCATGCAATGTACGAAGCTATCCTTTCTTTCGACATTTCTACTGAAACTTTTTCCAGACTACCCTTGCCAGATGGTTGGTTTCACAAGCGTAGTTACATTCTAGAGTATAAAGGGTTATTAAGTGCTCTTGTATTCTCGGACAATGAAGATTCTGTACCTTGGAAATATGACGATCATGCGACTAGGAAGTatcaattttggattatgaGAGATGGATTGTGGACAAGAGATGAAATGGTTTTTCATATTCCTGGCATGGAGAGGCCGATATGGTTCTCACAGGACGGTATGCTGTTGTATTTTGAAAGCCTTCGTCATGAGCTAGTGTTGTTTGATTGTGCCACCGGAAAGTTGAAGTATCTCAGTGTCAATAGCCCTATGAGATGTCCAAAGATGGTTGAGATCTTTGGAGTTTCATGTCTTGAGGAG GATCAGGTGAAacaagaagatgatgaagacaATACTTTGTCCAAAATCAGCCTTATCCTCGACCTCGACGCTTTGTCTTT AGAGTCGGAAGCTATGATGAATGATATGGTGGAAGCTGGGATGGTTGATACGACGGAAGCAGAAGTTATAATGGATAATACGAGAATCGAAGGTGCACCGCCTTTGAGGAGGAACAATGGAAATCAATTGGATAGAAATCGCTGGATAG GTTACTCTGATGAACCTGATCCCGAAGTATCTGAGACAAAATGTGCATCATGCTTACAACTAGACATATGCCCTAAGCCTAAGCTTGACATTTTTGTCAATTATTGTGATTGTATTCCTGagatttattttgttgcataTTCCCTTGAAGAGGATGGCACCCTCTCACCCAAGTATTTCATACATATCCCCACTTTTCTATCTGAACAAAGATATTACTTCACTACGGCTAGTTGTAATGgcctctttcatttttatgataGAATATCGCGTAGTCAAGCTCTTTGGAACCCAACAACGGGTGGGTATAAAATATTGCCTAAGCCATTAGTGGAACTCAATCCTTGCATTAGACATTCTCTTAACTCAACAGGACTATGGTATGACCATAAATTTGAAGATTATAAAGTGCTGAATATTGTTTCGGCTTATATCAAAGATGAAAGAGGGTATGTACCTGATGTGAGTTATCACATTGAATTGTATTCACTCGAACTTAATTCCTGGAAGAGAATACCATGCCCTGACTTCGATTGTGGGGAGGAATCCAATGGAGCATGCATAGATGGGGTTTTTTATTGTAGAGCAAGTCTAAAAGGACAGTCTGGTTTTATCCTTTCATTTGACTTTTCTACCGAAACTTTATCCAGTTTACCCTCTCCTTTACCCTCACTTGATCGCCCTGACCATTATTATTTTCTGGAGTATAAAGGGTTGTTAAGTGCTCTTGCATGCTGGTTTGATGAAGATAATCGATATCAAGATGAAGTACCTTTGAAATATGAGCTTTGGATTATGAGCAATGGATCGTGGACAAGAGAATCTATTTTCCATATTCGTGGTGTTCAGCTGCCGGTGTGGTTTTCACAGGATGGTAAGCTACTGTATCTTGCAAGCATGACAGACGAGCTAGTGATGTTTGATCGTGCCACTGGAGAGTTGAAGCATCTTGGTATCGATTGGTCATCGGCTGGTTTCAGGAATACGCCAATGATGATTCCGTTTTTTGAGAGCTTTGTTCAACTCAATTAA
- the LOC125223341 gene encoding uncharacterized protein LOC125223341 isoform X2 translates to MMNDLCECGDFSAYYLEKDGSINTSNKDNLNPSSFQMKHFYFMTSCNALFDYHGPNRTSEYKILPKPYSEPPPCWFEPPPCTACYHEASGMWYDHTLQDCKVVNLFHTRLEYDSSYQDHSAHHIKLYSLKTNSWKKIECKDYEYSSSQHWTQSCDRSSAACVSGTFYHAMYEAILSFDISTETFSRLPLPDGWFHKRSYILEYKGLLSALVFSDNEDSVPWKYDDHATRKYQFWIMRDGLWTRDEMVFHIPGMERPIWFSQDGMLLYFESLRHELVLFDCATGKLKYLSVNSPMRCPKMVEIFGVSCLEEVKQEDDEDNTLSKISLILNLDALSLESEAMMNDMVEAMMNDTVEAGMVDTAEAEVIMDNTRIDGAPPLRRNNGNQLDRNRWIGYSDKPDPEVSETKCASCLQLDICPKPKPKPKPDIFVNYSDCIPDIYFVAYSLEEDGTLSPKYFIHIPTFLSEQEYYFTTASCNGLFHFYDRILGSQALWNPTTGGYKILPKPLVEFNPRIRHSLNSTGLWYDHKFEDYKVLNIVSAYIKDERGYLLDVIYHIELYSLKLNSWKRIPCPDFDCGEESNGACIDGVFYCRASLKGQSGFILSFDFSTETLSSLPSPLPSPDRPDHYYFLEYKGLLSALACWFDEDNLYEDSVPLKYELWIMSNGLWTRESIFHIRGVQLPVWFSQDGKLLYLASATDELVMFDRATGELKHLGIDWSSAGFRNRPMMIPFFESFVQLN, encoded by the exons ATGATGAATGATCTGTGTGAGTGTGGAGATTTTAGTGCATATTACCTTGAAAAAGATGGAAGCATTAACACATCAAACAAAGATAACTTAAATCCTTCCTCTTTtcaaatgaaacatttctacTTCATGACTAGCTGTAATGCTCTATTTGATTATCATGGTCCGAATCGGACTAGTGAGTATAAGATCCTCCCCAAGCCGTATTCGGAACCCCCACCTTGCTGGTTCGAACCCCCACCTTGCACTGCTTGCTATCATGAAGCAAGTGGGATGTGGTATGACCATACATTGCAAGATTGCAAAGTGGTGAATCTTTTTCATACTCGTTTGGAATACGATTCAAGCTATCAAGATCATTCCGCTCATCACATCAAATTGTATTCACTCAAAACTAATTCTTGGAAGAAGATAGAATGCAAAGATTATGAATACAGCAGTTCACAACATTGGACTCAATCTTGTGATCGAAGTAGCGCGGCTTGCGTATCCGGGACTTTTTACCATGCAATGTACGAAGCTATCCTTTCTTTCGACATTTCTACTGAAACTTTTTCCAGACTACCCTTGCCAGATGGTTGGTTTCACAAGCGTAGTTACATTCTAGAGTATAAAGGGTTATTAAGTGCTCTTGTATTCTCGGACAATGAAGATTCTGTACCTTGGAAATATGACGATCATGCGACTAGGAAGTatcaattttggattatgaGAGATGGATTGTGGACAAGAGATGAAATGGTTTTTCATATTCCTGGCATGGAGAGGCCGATATGGTTCTCACAGGACGGTATGCTGTTGTATTTTGAAAGCCTTCGTCATGAGCTAGTGTTGTTTGATTGTGCCACCGGAAAGTTGAAGTATCTCAGTGTCAATAGCCCTATGAGATGTCCAAAGATGGTTGAGATCTTTGGAGTTTCATGTCTTGAGGAG GTGAAacaagaagatgatgaagacaATACTTTGTCTAAAATCAGCCTTATCCTCAACCTCGACGCTTTGTCTTT AGAGTCGGAAGCTATGATGAATGATATGGTGGAAGCTATGATGAATGATACGGTGGAAGCTGGGATGGTTGATACGGCGGAAGCAGAAGTTATAATGGATAATACGAGAATCGATGGTGCACCGCCTTTGAGGAGGAACAATGGAAATCAATTGGATAGAAATCGCTGGATTG GTTACTCTGATAAACCTGATCCCGAAGTATCTGAGACAAAATGTGCATCATGCTTACAACTAGACATATGCCCTAAGCCTAAGCCTAAGCCTAAGCCTGACATTTTTGTCAATTATTCTGATTGTATTcctgatatttattttgttgcataTTCCCTTGAAGAGGATGGCACCCTCTCACCCAAGTATTTCATACATATCCCCACTTTTCTATCTGAACAAGAATATTACTTCACTACGGCTAGTTGTAATGgcctctttcatttttatgataGAATATTGGGTAGTCAAGCTCTTTGGAACCCAACAACGGGTGGGTATAAAATATTGCCTAAGCCATTAGTGGAATTCAATCCTCGCATTAGACATTCTCTTAACTCAACTGGACTGTGGTATGACCATAAATTTGAAGATTATAAAGTGCTGAATATTGTTTCGGCTTATATCAAAGATGAAAGAGGGTATTTACTTGATGTGATTTATCACATTGAATTGTATTCACTCAAACTTAATTCCTGGAAGAGAATACCATGCCCTGACTTCGATTGTGGTGAGGAATCCAATGGAGCATGCATAGATGGGGTTTTTTATTGTAGAGCAAGTCTAAAAGGACAGTCTGGTTTTATCCTTTCGTTTGACTTTTCTACCGAAACTTTATCCAGTTTACCCTCTCCTTTACCCTCACCTGATCGCCCTGACCATTATTATTTTCTGGAGTATAAAGGGTTGTTAAGTGCTCTTGCATGCTGGTTTGATGAAGATAATCTATATGAAGATTCTGTACCTTTGAAATATGAGCTTTGGATTATGAGCAATGGATTGTGGACAAGAGAATCTATTTTCCATATTCGTGGTGTTCAACTTCCGGTATGGTTTTCACAGGATGGCAAGCTATTGTATCTTGCAAGCGCGACAGACGAGCTAGTGATGTTTGATCGTGCCACTGGAGAGTTGAAGCATCTTGGTATCGATTGGTCCTCGGCTGGTTTCAGGAATAGGCCAATGATGATTCCATTTTTTGAGAGCTTTGTTCAACTCAATTGA